One region of Myxosarcina sp. GI1 genomic DNA includes:
- a CDS encoding chemotaxis protein CheB, which yields MFEIIAIAASAGGLNAIIQVLSHLPANFPASIVVVQHLDPNSRSFMADILSRRILLSVKQAAEGDRLEKGKVYLAPPNHHLLINPDGTLSLSQSELVHFVRPSADLLFDSVAASYRDRAIAVVLTGTGKDGFMGIEAIHKMGGIVIAQDKKTSSYFGMPDAAIKTGMVNFILPLPEIADKLVELVMGEN from the coding sequence GTGTTTGAAATCATTGCGATCGCAGCTTCAGCGGGCGGATTAAACGCTATCATTCAGGTATTGTCTCATTTACCAGCCAACTTTCCTGCCAGTATAGTTGTCGTCCAGCACCTCGACCCTAACAGCCGCTCTTTCATGGCGGATATTCTCAGTCGGCGTATTTTACTCTCGGTCAAACAGGCAGCAGAAGGCGATCGCCTGGAAAAAGGCAAAGTTTATCTCGCACCGCCCAACCACCATCTACTCATCAATCCCGACGGCACGCTTTCTTTGAGTCAATCGGAACTAGTTCATTTTGTACGACCCTCGGCAGATTTACTTTTTGACTCTGTAGCTGCTAGTTATAGAGATCGGGCGATCGCCGTAGTGTTAACGGGTACTGGTAAAGATGGCTTTATGGGAATTGAAGCAATTCATAAAATGGGAGGGATAGTTATCGCTCAAGATAAAAAAACTTCCAGTTATTTTGGAATGCCTGATGCAGCAATTAAGACGGGAATGGTAAACTTTATTTTGCCTTTACCCGAAATAGCCGATAAGTTGGTTGAATTGGTGATGGGGGAGAATTAG
- a CDS encoding histidine triad nucleotide-binding protein, which translates to MSDIFGKIIQRKISADIVYEDDLALAFKDINPQAPTHILVIPKQLIPRLSEATNEDSALLGHLLMTAKKVAEQENLADGYRVVINNGEQAGQSVDRLHLHILGGRRLSWPPG; encoded by the coding sequence ATGAGCGATATTTTTGGCAAAATTATTCAACGCAAAATTTCTGCCGATATAGTCTATGAAGACGATCTGGCATTAGCTTTCAAAGATATCAATCCTCAAGCACCCACTCATATTTTAGTGATTCCCAAGCAGCTAATTCCTCGTTTATCAGAAGCTACTAACGAAGATTCCGCCTTATTGGGTCATTTATTGATGACAGCTAAAAAGGTAGCAGAGCAAGAAAATTTAGCTGATGGCTACCGTGTAGTAATAAATAATGGCGAACAAGCAGGGCAAAGTGTCGATCGCCTGCATCTACATATTTTAGGGGGTCGCCGCTTAAGTTGGCCTCCAGGTTAA
- a CDS encoding response regulator: MTESILIIDDEEDVRAIAQMGLEMAAGWHVITAGSGKEGLQLAESKQPNVILLDLMMPDWDGKETLKQLKLNRNTAKIPVILMTAKTQSAIAVELKQLDLAGVIIKPFRPLQLPEKIHKILM, from the coding sequence ATGACCGAATCTATTTTGATTATCGATGATGAAGAAGATGTTAGAGCGATCGCTCAAATGGGTTTAGAAATGGCAGCAGGATGGCACGTAATAACGGCTGGKTCGGGRAAAGAAGGATTACAGCTGGCTGAAAGCAAACAGCCCAACGTAATTTTACTAGATTTAATGATGCCCGATTGGGACGGTAAAGAAACTTTGAAACAGTTAAAACTCAATCGAAATACAGCAAAGATTCCCGTGATTTTGATGACTGCAAAAACTCAATCGGCAATTGCTGTAGAATTAAAACAACTAGATTTAGCTGGTGTAATTATCAAACCTTTTCGTCCTTTACAATTACCAGAAAAAATTCACAAAATTTTGATGTAG
- a CDS encoding pyridoxamine 5'-phosphate oxidase family protein gives MRRKFTEIAFTPGVKTAQTQYGSREMYENFVKQGITEDILTEKETEFIQSRDSFYLGTVSSNGYPYIQFRGGAPGFLKIIDKKTLGFADFKGNLQYISAGNLIDNDRIFLFLMDYANRRRLKIWGRGKVVDANNASELLGKLAVPDYPAEVERGILIKIEAMSWNCPQHIPRKYSEAEVAAKIAPLQARIKELEELLYG, from the coding sequence ATGAGGCGAAAATTTACCGAAATAGCCTTTACCCCTGGAGTCAAAACCGCTCAAACTCAGTATGGCTCGCGGGAAATGTACGAAAATTTTGTCAAACAGGGTATTACGGAAGATATTTTGACAGAGAAAGAAACCGAATTTATTCAATCGAGAGACAGTTTTTATCTGGGAACTGTTAGTAGTAACGGCTATCCCTACATTCAATTTCGCGGTGGTGCGCCAGGTTTTTTGAAAATTATCGATAAAAAGACTTTGGGGTTTGCCGATTTTAAAGGTAATCTGCAATATATCAGCGCTGGCAATTTAATAGACAACGATCGCATTTTTCTATTTTTAATGGACTATGCTAATCGTCGTCGCTTAAAGATTTGGGGACGAGGAAAAGTAGTAGATGCAAATAATGCTTCAGAATTATTAGGAAAGTTGGCAGTTCCAGACTATCCAGCAGAAGTCGAACGAGGGATTTTAATTAAAATTGAAGCTATGAGTTGGAACTGTCCGCAACATATTCCCCGTAAGTATTCAGAAGCGGAAGTAGCAGCCAAAATTGCGCCATTACAAGCCAGAATCAAAGAATTAGAAGAACTACTGTACGGATAA
- a CDS encoding glutathione S-transferase family protein produces the protein MKLYDLKLSGNCYKVRLFLSLLKIKYELIPVDFMAGEHKSPEFLQLNPWGQIPVLKDDSLVLRDSQAILVYLARKYGGETWLPSDAAEIAQVVQWLSTAANEIARGPNDARLNKKFGFNIDLQAAQQKTESILNIIEPHLDRHHWLALDRPTVADIACFPYIALAPEGDVMLDKYPAINRWCDRIKQLPGFITMPGIESN, from the coding sequence ATGAAACTCTACGATCTAAAGCTTTCGGGAAATTGCTATAAAGTACGATTGTTTCTATCGTTACTAAAGATTAAATACGAACTGATTCCAGTCGATTTTATGGCTGGAGAGCATAAATCGCCTGAGTTTTTGCAGTTAAATCCCTGGGGACAGATTCCAGTACTAAAAGATGATAGTTTAGTTTTAAGAGACTCGCAGGCAATTTTAGTTTATCTAGCCAGAAAATATGGCGGTGAAACCTGGCTACCCAGCGATGCAGCAGAAATAGCACAGGTAGTTCAATGGTTGTCAACCGCAGCTAACGAAATTGCTCGCGGTCCTAATGATGCTAGATTAAACAAAAAGTTTGGCTTTAATATCGATTTACAAGCAGCACAGCAAAAAACAGAATCAATTTTAAACATCATCGAACCACATTTAGATCGACATCACTGGTTAGCATTAGATCGTCCTACTGTTGCCGATATAGCCTGCTTTCCCTATATTGCTCTAGCACCAGAAGGCGACGTGATGTTAGATAAATATCCCGCAATAAATCGATGGTGCGATCGCATCAAACAATTACCTGGTTTTATTACCATGCCTGGAATTGAAAGTAATTAG
- a CDS encoding TetR/AcrR family transcriptional regulator: MSKEKAIAKIIPVFRQYGYEGTTLSMLSTATGLGKASLYHYFPQGKEAIAAAVLNYIGSSFSKTVLKPLKDLGKPNEKIDRMCQSLNEFYSEGNNSCFLAIMSFGEADNLFHQEVKQLLQIWIDTLAKVLIEAGFEPEQAQLRSQDAIIQIQGALILVRILDDTAPFKRVIATLSEKLLKA; this comes from the coding sequence ATGTCTAAAGAAAAAGCGATCGCCAAAATTATTCCTGTTTTCAGACAGTACGGCTATGAAGGAACTACTCTATCAATGCTTTCTACAGCTACAGGTTTGGGTAAAGCCAGTCTTTACCATTACTTTCCTCAAGGCAAAGAAGCAATAGCTGCTGCTGTCTTAAACTATATTGGCAGTTCTTTTAGTAAAACCGTTTTAAAGCCCTTAAAAGATTTGGGCAAACCCAACGAAAAGATCGACAGAATGTGTCAAAGCCTGAACGAGTTTTACAGTGAAGGCAACAATAGTTGTTTTTTAGCAATTATGTCTTTTGGTGAGGCAGATAACTTATTTCATCAGGAAGTTAAACAGTTATTGCAAATTTGGATCGATACCCTGGCTAAAGTATTAATTGAAGCGGGATTTGAACCAGAGCAAGCTCAATTGCGATCGCAAGATGCAATTATTCAGATTCAAGGAGCATTAATACTAGTGAGAATTTTAGATGACACCGCACCTTTTAAAAGAGTCATAGCAACTCTCTCAGAAAAATTACTTAAAGCTTAG
- the pth gene encoding aminoacyl-tRNA hydrolase: protein MTPESPNKLVIPELIVGLGNPDPKYDKTRHNIGFEAVDTLANAWQMSYKENRRFQGLFAEGLTPAGTKVRLLKPLTYMNRSGQAVRAVMDWYKIEPQSVLVIYDDMDLPVGKLRLRLTGSAGGHNGMKSIIAHLNSQNFSRLRLGIGRSDGKKETVSHVLGKFASQETEVIEEILYTSIKVVESSLKEGVEKAMSRYNGVSVFLE from the coding sequence GTGACTCCTGAAAGCCCAAACAAACTAGTTATTCCCGAATTAATCGTAGGTTTGGGAAATCCAGACCCGAAATACGACAAAACCAGGCACAATATTGGCTTCGAGGCGGTCGATACCTTGGCTAATGCTTGGCAGATGTCTTATAAAGAAAATCGCCGCTTTCAGGGGTTGTTTGCTGAAGGATTGACACCAGCAGGAACTAAAGTTCGTTTGCTCAAACCCCTTACCTACATGAACCGCTCTGGGCAAGCTGTCAGAGCGGTAATGGATTGGTATAAGATCGAGCCGCAATCGGTATTAGTAATCTACGATGATATGGATTTGCCCGTGGGTAAACTGCGTTTACGCCTAACTGGTTCGGCAGGCGGGCATAACGGGATGAAGTCAATTATCGCTCACCTTAATAGTCAAAATTTTTCTCGTTTGCGCTTGGGAATTGGCAGATCGGATGGCAAAAAAGAAACTGTAAGTCACGTCTTAGGTAAGTTTGCTTCCCAAGAAACCGAAGTTATTGAAGAAATTCTCTACACATCGATAAAAGTAGTTGAGTCGAGCTTAAAAGAAGGAGTAGAAAAAGCTATGAGTCGCTACAATGGGGTTTCAGTATTCTTAGAATAG
- a CDS encoding DUF2811 domain-containing protein, with the protein MNPAVSILTEIPEELHKSLKNYLETHPSWDQDRVFAAALSLFLLQNNGEQTSESSQNYRACARVYLETLFQQSY; encoded by the coding sequence ATGAATCCAGCAGTCAGCATTTTGACAGAAATTCCTGAAGAATTACACAAATCTTTGAAAAATTATCTTGAAACCCATCCTAGTTGGGATCAAGACCGCGTTTTTGCTGCGGCTCTATCTTTGTTTCTGCTGCAAAACAACGGCGAACAGACTAGTGAAAGTTCTCAAAACTACCGCGCCTGTGCCAGAGTATATTTAGAAACACTGTTTCAGCAATCTTATTAG
- a CDS encoding cryptochrome/photolyase family protein — MTIGIWVLGDRLSQQQTALKKYEGKKQEVAVILIESSNYARQRLYHRQKLVLVWSAMRHFAEELKQDGWQVTYAIAVDFITPLQEWIKAKKISELSLTEPSDRSFTEFVKSLELNCQLKLLPDNHFLWTKAEFQAWADQGKRLLMEDFYREGRKRFKILMAGKKPVGGKWNFDKQNRQPPKQSLTTPDPITFKPDTITHEVIDWVNAKEFSNYGEIEPFNWGVTRQQALQVLEHFITKCLTNFGAYQDAMITGERTMWHSLISPYLNLGLLEPAEVISAVEAAYYRQELPLNSVEGFIRQVLGWREYMNGIYHYMDANYGDRNWFEHHHSLPDFFWDANATNMNCLHQTLTQIEETGYAHHIQRLMVLSNFALIAGISPQEIENWFHSAFIDGYDWVMQTNVIGMGQFADGGVLASKPYAASANYINKMSDYCSDCSYNRSDRTGEKACPFNFFYWDFLSRHRDRLSSLGRMNLVLSHLKRMSSEELAQIQTQAETWWQQQK, encoded by the coding sequence ATGACAATTGGTATCTGGGTTTTAGGCGATCGCCTGTCTCAACAGCAGACAGCTTTAAAAAAATATGAGGGTAAGAAACAGGAAGTTGCGGTGATTTTAATTGAATCTAGCAACTATGCAAGGCAGCGTCTCTATCATCGGCAAAAATTAGTTTTAGTTTGGTCGGCAATGCGACATTTTGCTGAAGAATTGAAACAAGATGGTTGGCAGGTTACTTATGCGATCGCGGTAGATTTTATTACACCCCTGCAAGAATGGATTAAAGCCAAGAAAATATCTGAATTATCTCTAACCGAACCAAGCGATCGCTCGTTTACTGAGTTTGTCAAATCTTTAGAACTAAATTGCCAGCTAAAATTACTGCCCGACAATCATTTTTTATGGACTAAAGCAGAATTTCAAGCATGGGCAGATCAAGGTAAAAGATTGCTTATGGAGGATTTTTATCGAGAGGGCAGAAAGCGATTTAAGATTTTGATGGCGGGTAAAAAACCCGTTGGTGGCAAGTGGAATTTTGATAAACAAAACCGTCAACCACCAAAGCAAAGTTTAACTACTCCCGATCCCATAACTTTTAAACCCGATACAATTACTCACGAGGTTATAGATTGGGTAAATGCCAAAGAATTTTCTAATTATGGCGAAATTGAGCCGTTTAATTGGGGAGTTACCAGACAACAAGCCCTACAGGTTTTAGAACATTTTATTACTAAATGTCTGACTAACTTTGGAGCCTATCAAGATGCCATGATAACGGGCGAACGTACCATGTGGCATAGTTTGATTTCTCCCTATCTCAATCTGGGTTTACTAGAACCCGCAGAAGTTATCTCGGCAGTAGAAGCAGCTTACTATCGACAGGAATTACCCCTAAATAGCGTTGAAGGCTTTATTCGTCAGGTGTTGGGCTGGCGAGAATACATGAACGGTATCTATCATTACATGGATGCAAACTATGGCGATCGCAACTGGTTCGAGCATCATCATTCCCTACCAGATTTTTTTTGGGATGCTAATGCCACCAATATGAACTGTCTGCATCAAACTCTAACTCAGATTGAGGAGACTGGTTATGCCCATCACATTCAAAGATTGATGGTTTTAAGCAACTTTGCCCTAATTGCTGGTATATCTCCTCAAGAGATCGAAAACTGGTTTCACAGTGCCTTTATCGATGGCTATGACTGGGTAATGCAGACTAACGTTATCGGTATGGGTCAATTTGCCGATGGGGGCGTTCTGGCATCTAAACCTTATGCAGCTTCGGCAAACTATATTAATAAAATGAGTGACTATTGCAGCGATTGCAGCTATAATCGCAGCGATCGCACTGGTGAGAAAGCCTGTCCGTTTAATTTTTTCTATTGGGATTTTCTATCACGTCATCGCGATCGCCTAAGTTCTCTAGGCAGAATGAATTTGGTTTTGAGTCATCTCAAACGCATGTCTTCAGAGGAATTAGCGCAAATTCAAACTCAGGCTGAAACTTGGTGGCAGCAGCAAAAGTAA
- a CDS encoding rhomboid family intramembrane serine protease, with amino-acid sequence MIPLNDENPTYTTPIVVYALIAINVVVFLNEMTLGSQLDSFFQLYAVIPEELTASFSGTPPNQPVPEIVTLITSQFLHGGFLHIAGNMLFLWTFGNNIEDDLGHIKFLIFYLVCGVLAGLTHWFFAMQSAVPTVGASGAIAGVMGAYIIKYPHAKILTLLPLGFFITTIRIPAVFFLGFWFAQQAISSVASLGVEDAMSGVAYWAHAGGFIFGAILGPLMGLMSDRRR; translated from the coding sequence ATGATCCCTCTTAATGACGAAAACCCGACTTATACCACTCCGATTGTAGTTTATGCCTTAATTGCAATTAACGTAGTGGTTTTTCTTAATGAAATGACGCTAGGTTCGCAGTTAGATAGTTTTTTTCAACTCTATGCGGTAATTCCCGAAGAACTGACGGCTAGCTTTAGTGGAACGCCCCCAAATCAACCAGTTCCAGAAATAGTAACTTTAATTACCTCTCAATTTTTACACGGTGGATTCTTGCACATTGCGGGTAATATGCTGTTTCTCTGGACTTTTGGCAACAATATTGAAGATGATTTGGGGCATATTAAATTTTTAATCTTTTACCTGGTTTGTGGTGTTTTAGCTGGTTTGACTCACTGGTTTTTTGCGATGCAGTCTGCCGTTCCTACTGTTGGGGCTAGTGGCGCGATCGCTGGTGTAATGGGAGCTTATATAATTAAGTATCCTCATGCCAAAATTCTTACTCTGCTGCCTTTAGGATTTTTTATTACCACCATTCGCATTCCTGCCGTTTTCTTTTTAGGATTTTGGTTCGCCCAACAGGCTATTAGTAGCGTCGCTTCATTAGGCGTTGAAGATGCTATGAGTGGTGTTGCTTATTGGGCGCACGCTGGGGGATTTATTTTTGGGGCGATTTTAGGTCCTTTAATGGGTTTAATGAGCGATCGCCGCAGGTAG
- a CDS encoding DUF751 family protein, which translates to MQDFFENVSRYPRYLISVVLGIFWAFFKSLKPFLRNPATAIALVGLAVASFAFLYFTLKAMLGLS; encoded by the coding sequence ATGCAAGATTTTTTTGAAAATGTCTCTCGCTACCCTCGCTATTTAATTAGCGTTGTTTTAGGAATATTCTGGGCTTTTTTTAAAAGCTTAAAACCATTTTTACGCAATCCTGCAACAGCGATCGCTCTAGTCGGTCTGGCTGTGGCAAGTTTTGCGTTTCTCTATTTTACTTTAAAAGCAATGTTGGGTTTGAGTTAA
- a CDS encoding PAS domain-containing sensor histidine kinase, whose translation MTSRSHRQTDIELANLRRQHQLILDSVGEGVYGLDLEGNVTFVNPAAAAIIGWEMEDLIGKSMHAVLHHSKGDGAEYLSKDCPIYAAFKDGAVHRVENEVFWRKDGTSFPVEYISTPMHDEKGKLVGAVVTFRDITQRKLSENILQQTNEELEQRVRERTSELSRANQQLKHLNEVRSRFVSMVCHEFRNPLNNIAFLVSSLKRYDRQLANREKIEYLSDIEINIERMTQMTDELLVIGKIDTERIDLQVSQLDLVEFCRELVTEFQQTNRDRQIEFTSDRTKLEAAIDSRLLRSILTNLLANAVRYSSSEGLIQFKFSSTKEYINLTISDRGIGIPPEDLPKIFEPFHRGKNVSNIPGTGLGLNIVKRFVELLNGKINVISKINRGTEVIIQIPFK comes from the coding sequence ATGACATCGCGATCGCATCGACAAACCGATATCGAACTCGCTAACTTACGTCGTCAACATCAACTCATCCTCGATTCTGTAGGAGAAGGGGTTTACGGCTTAGATTTGGAGGGCAATGTTACTTTTGTCAATCCTGCGGCGGCGGCGATAATTGGTTGGGAAATGGAAGATTTAATTGGCAAGTCGATGCACGCGGTTTTGCATCATTCCAAAGGCGATGGTGCTGAGTATCTTAGCAAAGACTGTCCGATTTATGCTGCTTTTAAAGATGGTGCAGTGCATCGAGTCGAAAATGAAGTATTCTGGCGCAAAGATGGCACTAGTTTTCCCGTAGAGTATATCAGCACTCCCATGCACGATGAAAAAGGTAAGTTAGTAGGGGCAGTAGTTACTTTTCGCGATATTACCCAACGCAAACTTAGTGAAAATATTCTCCAACAGACTAATGAAGAACTAGAGCAAAGAGTGAGAGAGCGAACCTCGGAGTTGAGTAGAGCCAATCAACAACTAAAACATCTTAATGAAGTTCGCTCTCGTTTTGTTTCAATGGTATGTCACGAATTTCGCAATCCTTTAAACAATATTGCTTTTTTAGTATCTTCTTTAAAACGCTACGATCGCCAGCTGGCTAATAGAGAAAAAATCGAGTATCTGTCAGATATTGAGATTAATATCGAACGCATGACCCAAATGACCGATGAATTGTTGGTAATTGGCAAAATAGATACCGAAAGAATCGATCTTCAAGTTTCTCAACTAGATTTAGTTGAATTTTGTCGAGAATTAGTAACAGAATTTCAGCAAACTAACCGCGATCGCCAGATTGAATTTACAAGCGATCGTACCAAACTTGAAGCGGCAATAGATAGTCGATTATTAAGGTCGATTTTGACTAACCTTTTGGCTAATGCAGTAAGATATTCATCGAGCGAAGGATTAATTCAATTCAAATTCTCATCAACTAAAGAATATATAAATTTAACAATTAGCGATCGCGGCATTGGTATTCCCCCTGAAGATTTGCCCAAAATTTTTGAACCCTTTCATCGTGGTAAAAACGTCAGCAACATTCCAGGTACGGGCTTGGGATTAAATATAGTCAAAAGATTTGTCGAGCTTTTAAACGGTAAGATAAATGTCATTAGTAAAATCAATCGCGGTACTGAAGTTATCATTCAGATTCCCTTCAAATAG
- a CDS encoding response regulator, whose protein sequence is MKTILVIEDETQTRKVLLNCLKFEGFKAFEADNGRAGLDIAQKHHPDLIVCDIMMSEMDGYEVLSALRQQLSTIAIPIIFLTAKVTMFDRRFGMNLGAEDYLTKPCSVDRLISAIKTRLKRTEELQRWHNSRFNAADSSFFESHNLPECIKITKVFEFIEENYHRPLELKEVASTLGYSPAYLTHLVRQKTGRTIKQWIIERRMDKARKLLLNSDRSVTQIARKTGYLDTGYFIRQFKSLHGTTPNLWRNNPKQKEIA, encoded by the coding sequence ATGAAGACTATTTTAGTCATAGAAGATGAAACACAAACGAGAAAAGTTTTGCTTAACTGTCTTAAGTTTGAAGGATTTAAGGCGTTTGAAGCAGACAATGGTAGGGCAGGTTTGGATATAGCCCAAAAGCATCATCCAGATTTAATTGTTTGTGACATTATGATGTCCGAAATGGACGGATATGAAGTACTTTCAGCTTTACGACAACAGCTGTCTACTATTGCAATTCCCATTATTTTTTTAACCGCTAAAGTCACGATGTTCGATCGTAGATTTGGAATGAATTTGGGAGCGGAAGATTATCTAACTAAACCCTGTAGCGTCGATCGTCTGATATCTGCAATTAAAACCAGACTAAAAAGAACAGAAGAATTACAGCGATGGCATAATTCTCGTTTCAATGCTGCTGATTCTAGTTTTTTTGAATCTCATAATTTGCCTGAGTGTATCAAAATAACTAAAGTATTTGAATTTATCGAGGAAAATTATCATCGACCATTAGAACTTAAAGAAGTAGCATCTACACTCGGTTATTCTCCTGCTTATTTAACTCATTTAGTACGTCAAAAAACTGGACGTACGATCAAACAATGGATTATCGAGCGACGCATGGATAAAGCTCGTAAACTACTGCTTAATAGCGATCGCTCCGTAACCCAAATTGCTCGCAAAACTGGCTATTTAGATACGGGTTATTTTATTCGTCAGTTTAAAAGTTTGCATGGAACTACCCCTAACTTATGGCGCAATAATCCCAAACAAAAAGAAATTGCCTGA
- a CDS encoding pre-16S rRNA-processing nuclease YqgF: protein MNADNYLLGFDPGRDKCGIAVTETNGRIVYHQVIESSLAIATIDRLCQQFSIITIVIGNGTTAKSWQHDIEANLSEAIEVIAVDEKNSTLEARDRYWSIYPPQGLQKLIPKGMRLPPRPVDDIVAILLIERYLGLPS, encoded by the coding sequence TTGAACGCAGATAACTATTTATTGGGGTTCGATCCTGGAAGAGACAAGTGCGGTATTGCCGTAACAGAAACTAACGGACGCATAGTTTATCATCAGGTAATTGAATCATCATTAGCGATCGCTACTATCGATCGCTTATGTCAGCAATTTTCCATCATCACAATAGTTATTGGTAATGGAACTACCGCCAAAAGTTGGCAGCACGACATCGAAGCCAATCTGTCTGAGGCGATCGAAGTTATAGCAGTAGATGAAAAAAATAGTACTTTAGAAGCACGCGATCGCTACTGGAGTATATATCCTCCTCAAGGACTGCAAAAACTAATTCCCAAAGGAATGCGGCTTCCCCCCCGTCCTGTAGACGATATTGTCGCTATTTTGTTAATCGAGCGTTATTTGGGTTTGCCAAGCTAA
- a CDS encoding DUF3146 family protein → MNFRHLPETIAYVRITQQSFPLGKIEGEVQAAEYQWQFQWHFCQKQLLVRPSLGKALIKEPLERFLERSDYQLEAGSDYTFTVRSKI, encoded by the coding sequence GTGAACTTTCGCCATCTACCAGAAACTATCGCTTATGTTCGTATCACTCAACAATCTTTTCCGTTGGGCAAAATCGAAGGAGAGGTTCAGGCTGCTGAATATCAGTGGCAGTTTCAATGGCATTTTTGCCAAAAGCAACTATTGGTTCGACCTTCTTTGGGTAAGGCATTAATTAAAGAACCACTCGAACGTTTTTTAGAACGCTCTGATTATCAATTAGAAGCTGGTAGTGACTATACATTTACAGTTAGATCTAAAATCTAA
- a CDS encoding DUF1622 domain-containing protein, translated as MENLVPTLYGWGIILSQLLALLCIVVGIAKGFVIYAQNVFFIAGAATAFQSSRLAMGYSFSLGLSFLIGSSILKTAIAPDWNDIAQLAAIIALRTVINFLLLRAIDVGNSTIQQSQ; from the coding sequence ATGGAAAATTTAGTACCGACTCTTTATGGCTGGGGAATTATTCTTTCTCAACTACTAGCATTGTTATGTATTGTTGTCGGTATTGCTAAAGGTTTTGTAATTTACGCTCAAAATGTTTTTTTTATTGCTGGTGCGGCAACTGCTTTTCAATCTAGTCGTCTGGCAATGGGCTATTCTTTTTCTTTAGGACTGAGTTTTCTAATTGGGTCGAGTATTCTCAAAACTGCGATCGCTCCCGACTGGAATGATATCGCGCAATTAGCGGCAATTATTGCCTTGAGGACGGTAATCAATTTTCTACTGCTACGAGCGATCGACGTTGGCAATTCCACCATACAGCAATCACAGTAA
- a CDS encoding carbohydrate ABC transporter permease, producing MNQSLANSKRSPLVSSLLLNKLLIFCLLIVGAIIVLFPLGIVLVTSFSTPQSTNEAITLDNYREAWTRGKFLLAFANSTLVALAVTAGQIITSALAGYALARLKFWGREGILLLVLATLVIPFQLLVIPIFVILKWGHLINSYWALILPTTANGFGIFLMRQYFASIPIELEEAATIDGANRWQILTRIMLPLSRPALITLFLFTFIGEWNDLFKPLVFTTRPELRTVQLALSEFQEQFTNNWSLLMAAVVIATVPVLTLFLIGQKQFIQGIGTTGIKN from the coding sequence ATGAACCAATCTTTAGCTAACTCCAAGCGATCGCCGCTAGTATCTAGTTTACTTCTTAATAAGTTATTAATTTTTTGCCTGTTAATCGTAGGTGCGATTATAGTCTTATTCCCTTTAGGAATAGTTTTGGTTACTTCTTTTTCTACGCCTCAATCTACTAATGAGGCTATTACTTTAGACAATTACCGAGAAGCCTGGACTAGAGGAAAGTTTTTACTAGCTTTTGCTAATTCTACCCTGGTGGCTTTAGCCGTAACTGCGGGTCAAATTATTACTTCGGCTTTGGCAGGGTATGCTTTGGCTAGATTGAAGTTTTGGGGTCGGGAAGGAATTTTACTATTAGTTTTAGCTACTTTAGTCATTCCCTTTCAGTTATTGGTAATTCCCATATTTGTAATTTTAAAGTGGGGGCATTTAATTAACAGTTATTGGGCTTTAATTTTACCGACAACAGCCAATGGCTTTGGAATTTTTTTGATGCGTCAGTATTTTGCTAGCATTCCTATAGAGCTAGAAGAAGCCGCAACTATTGACGGTGCTAATCGCTGGCAAATTTTAACTCGTATTATGCTGCCCTTATCTCGTCCTGCTTTGATAACTTTATTTCTATTTACTTTTATTGGCGAGTGGAACGATTTATTTAAACCTTTAGTATTTACTACTCGACCAGAGTTAAGAACCGTACAGTTAGCTCTATCAGAATTTCAAGAACAGTTTACTAATAATTGGTCGCTATTAATGGCAGCAGTAGTTATCGCTACTGTTCCCGTTTTGACCTTATTTTTAATCGGACAGAAACAGTTTATTCAGGGTATTGGTACTACGGGAATCAAAAATTAG